One part of the Anopheles coustani chromosome 2, idAnoCousDA_361_x.2, whole genome shotgun sequence genome encodes these proteins:
- the LOC131267149 gene encoding pre-mRNA-processing factor 40 homolog A isoform X2 produces the protein MSVPPIAAAQQYAPPMVSHFNIPPPGFATGAAASAAANGAVLDPNAVAAAPVGPGIAQPTGIVSEWSEHKTPEGRTYFYNSITKQSSWEKPEELKTPAEKQLSQCPWKEYRSDAGKLYYHNTNTKESQWVAPPEFLELKEKVAAEQAAAEAAKAAALKTSAMASSMLMQSVVLPVMSPAIAGTTANTASGGSVSGDVSTLAGVTPGSAENSSSALDQAMAATLAAIEVPDDPIDKKDDESQPGPTEEEPVMEFKDKKEAIEAFKEFLKERNIPSSSSWEQCVKIIQKDPKFSVFKKLSEKKQAFNAYKTQKIKDEREEQRLKAKRSKEELEKFLMSSDKMNSTLKFYRCDELFANLDVWKSVPEQDRRDIYEDCIFNLSKREKEEARVMKKRNMRVLGELLEAMTTVSYQTTWSEAQVMLLDNASFKNDVNLLGMDKEDALIVFEEHIRGLEREEDEEKEREKKRMKRQQRKNRDQFLALLDTLHEEGKLTSMSLWVELYPLISADLRFSAMLGQPGSTPLDLFKFYVENLKARFHDEKKIIKEILREKEFVVVRTTTFEDFATVVCEDKRSATLDAGNVKLTYNSLLERAVAAEKERLKEETRRIRKMENELKGLWIDAGLSAMDSWETAQKIVIDHEVYDLYEKEDKVERLWEDFVKETEDSCSHHHSRSKKSKKARKHKKKSRSSSKSLSEPSDIEYEKPASTKKKRKSRSRTPLSASELSESEHEPRQERKRKKKKKHHRSRPSRSPSYDEMLVMEKNGASRSRTPSPEIEKKKKKKDKKKKDKRRSSRSVSRASSGGGRIRSPPEDDGPRSVEGSRSSKMADDAALSESELESQRAALLAQLNEQMDE, from the exons ATGTCGGTTCCACCGATAGCCGCTGCGCAGCAGTATGCTCCACCGATGGTGTCCCACTTCAACATACCACCGCCGGGTTTTGCGACCGGTGCTGCCGCGTCGG CGGCCGCCAACGGGGCGGTGCTGGATCCAAACGCGGTCGCAGCGGCACCCGTCGGTCCGGGAATCGCGCAACCGACGGGGATTGTTAGTGAGTGGTCCGAGCACAAGACACCGGAAGGGCGCACGTACTTTTACAACAGTATCACCAAGCAAAGCTCATGGGAAAAGCCGGAGGAGCTTAAAACACCCGCCGAAAAGCAACTGAGTCAGTGCCCCTGGAAGGAGTACCGTTCGGATGCGGGAAAGCTGTACTACCACAATACCAACACGAAGGAATCGCAGTGGGTTGCGCCACCGGAATTTCTGGAGCTAAAAGAGAAAGTTGCCGCGGAACAGGCGGCCGCCGAGGCTGCAAAAGCTGCTGCCCTTAAAACATCTGCCATGGCCAGCAGTATGCTAATGCAGTCGGTTGTGCTGCCAGTGATGTCGCCGGCTATTGCCGGTACAACGGCAAATACTGCCTCCGGTGGATCCGTCTCCGGGGACGTTTCCACACTTGCGGGGGTAACACCCGGATCGGCGGAGAATTCATCTTCCGCCCTCGACCAAGCGATGGCCGCGACACTGGCAGCGATCGAGGTTCCCGACGATCCGATCGACAAGAAGGACGACGAATCACAGCCGGGCCCAACCGAGGAGGAACCAGTGATGGAATTCAAGGATAAAAAGGAGGCCATTGAGGCGTTCAAGGAGTTTCTGAAAGAGCGCAACATTCCCTCGAGCTCGTCCTGGGAGCAGTGCGTGAAGATCATTCAGAAGGATCCGAAATTTAGTGTGTTCAAAAAGTTGAGCGAGAAAAAGCAGGCATTCAACGcttacaaaacacaaaaaattaaagacgAACGCGAAGAACAGCGGCTGAAGGCGAAGCGGTCGAAGGAGGAGCTAGAAAAGTTTCTCATGTCGTCGGATAAAATGAACTCCACGCTCAAGTTCTACCGGTGCGACGAACTGTTTGCCAATTTGGACGTGTGGAAGTCGGTTCCGGAGCAGGATCGAAGGGACATCTACGAAGATTGCATTTTCAACCTGTCCAAACGGGAAAAGGAAGAGGCAAGAGTGATGAAGAAACGGAACATGCGTGTCCTGGGCGAACTACTCGAAGCGATGACGACCGTTAGCTATCAGACGACGTGGTCCGAGGCGCAGGTAATGCTGCTGGACAATGCTTCCTTCAAGAACGACGTCAACCTGCTCGGCATGGACAAGGAGGATGCACTGATCGTGTTCGAAGAGCACATTCGAGGGTTGGAGCGAGAGGAGGACGAGGAGAAGGAGCGCGAAAAGAAGCGCATGAAGCGACAGCAACGGAAAAATCGCGACCAGTTTCTTGCCCTGCTCGACACACTACACGAGGAGGGTAAACTTACCTCGATGTCTCTCTGGGTCGAACTGTACCCGCTCATATCGGCCGATCTGCGCTTTTCCGCCATGCTCGGTCAGCCCGGTTCAACACCGCTCGATCTGTTCAAATTTTACGTGGAAAATTTGAAAGCACGGTTCCACGACGAGAAGAAGATCATCAAGGAAATTCTGCGCGAAAAGGAGTTTGTTGTCGTGCGCACGACAACGTTCGAAGACTTTGCGACAGTCGTGTGCGAGGATAAGCGATCGGCCACACTCGATGCGGGGAACGTCAAGCTGACGTACAATTCGCTGCTGGAGAGAGCGGTCGCGGCGGAGAAGGAACGGTTGAAGGAGGAAACGCGTCGCATCCGGAAGATGGAAAATGAGCTCAAGGGTCTGTGGATCGATGCCGGTCTGTCGGCGATGGACAGCTGGGAGACGGCACAGAAGATTGTGATCGACCACGAGGTGTACGATCTGTACGAGAAGGAGGACAAGGTGGAGCGATTGTGGGAAGATTTTGTCAAGGAAACGGAAGACTCCTGCAGCCACCACCATTCGCGgtcgaaaaagtcgaaaaaagcgCGAAAGCACAAGAAAAAGTCTCGCTCATCTTCGAAATCg cTTTCTGAACCATCGGACATAGAGTACGAAAAACCTGCATCTACTAAGAAGAAACGTAAATCACGCTCTCGTACCCCGCTATCCGCGAGTGAGCTGTCCGAAAGCGAGCACGAGCCG CGGCAGGAAAGGAagcgcaagaagaagaaaaaacaccaccGCAGCAGACCATCGCGGTCACCCTCGTACGACGAGATGTTGGTGATGGAGAAAAACGGTGCTTCCCGGTCACGAACCCCCTCGCCAGAGATCGAAAAGAAGAAG aaaaagaaagataagaagaagaaagacaAACGAAGGTCATCGCGATCGGTCAGTCGGGCCAGCAGTGGTGGCGGACGAATTCGAAGCCCACCGGAGGACGATGGACCGCGCAGCGTCGAGGGTAGCCGGTCATCGAAGATGGCAGACGATGCGGCGCTCAGCGAGTCGGAGCTGGAATCGCAGCGAGCGGCTCTGCTAGCGCAGCTGAACGAGCAGATGGATGAGTAG
- the LOC131267149 gene encoding pre-mRNA-processing factor 40 homolog A isoform X1, with protein sequence MSVPPIAAAQQYAPPMVSHFNIPPPGFATGAAASGAPGPGASAAVAAAVALAAANGAVLDPNAVAAAPVGPGIAQPTGIVSEWSEHKTPEGRTYFYNSITKQSSWEKPEELKTPAEKQLSQCPWKEYRSDAGKLYYHNTNTKESQWVAPPEFLELKEKVAAEQAAAEAAKAAALKTSAMASSMLMQSVVLPVMSPAIAGTTANTASGGSVSGDVSTLAGVTPGSAENSSSALDQAMAATLAAIEVPDDPIDKKDDESQPGPTEEEPVMEFKDKKEAIEAFKEFLKERNIPSSSSWEQCVKIIQKDPKFSVFKKLSEKKQAFNAYKTQKIKDEREEQRLKAKRSKEELEKFLMSSDKMNSTLKFYRCDELFANLDVWKSVPEQDRRDIYEDCIFNLSKREKEEARVMKKRNMRVLGELLEAMTTVSYQTTWSEAQVMLLDNASFKNDVNLLGMDKEDALIVFEEHIRGLEREEDEEKEREKKRMKRQQRKNRDQFLALLDTLHEEGKLTSMSLWVELYPLISADLRFSAMLGQPGSTPLDLFKFYVENLKARFHDEKKIIKEILREKEFVVVRTTTFEDFATVVCEDKRSATLDAGNVKLTYNSLLERAVAAEKERLKEETRRIRKMENELKGLWIDAGLSAMDSWETAQKIVIDHEVYDLYEKEDKVERLWEDFVKETEDSCSHHHSRSKKSKKARKHKKKSRSSSKSLSEPSDIEYEKPASTKKKRKSRSRTPLSASELSESEHEPAHHDHDQQVLLHDQHHSVERQERKRKKKKKHHRSRPSRSPSYDEMLVMEKNGASRSRTPSPEIEKKKKKKDKKKKDKRRSSRSVSRASSGGGRIRSPPEDDGPRSVEGSRSSKMADDAALSESELESQRAALLAQLNEQMDE encoded by the exons ATGTCGGTTCCACCGATAGCCGCTGCGCAGCAGTATGCTCCACCGATGGTGTCCCACTTCAACATACCACCGCCGGGTTTTGCGACCGGTGCTGCCGCGTCGGGTGCACCAGGACCGGGCGCTTCGGCGGCGGTAGCAGCAGCGGTCGCACTAGCGGCCGCCAACGGGGCGGTGCTGGATCCAAACGCGGTCGCAGCGGCACCCGTCGGTCCGGGAATCGCGCAACCGACGGGGATTGTTAGTGAGTGGTCCGAGCACAAGACACCGGAAGGGCGCACGTACTTTTACAACAGTATCACCAAGCAAAGCTCATGGGAAAAGCCGGAGGAGCTTAAAACACCCGCCGAAAAGCAACTGAGTCAGTGCCCCTGGAAGGAGTACCGTTCGGATGCGGGAAAGCTGTACTACCACAATACCAACACGAAGGAATCGCAGTGGGTTGCGCCACCGGAATTTCTGGAGCTAAAAGAGAAAGTTGCCGCGGAACAGGCGGCCGCCGAGGCTGCAAAAGCTGCTGCCCTTAAAACATCTGCCATGGCCAGCAGTATGCTAATGCAGTCGGTTGTGCTGCCAGTGATGTCGCCGGCTATTGCCGGTACAACGGCAAATACTGCCTCCGGTGGATCCGTCTCCGGGGACGTTTCCACACTTGCGGGGGTAACACCCGGATCGGCGGAGAATTCATCTTCCGCCCTCGACCAAGCGATGGCCGCGACACTGGCAGCGATCGAGGTTCCCGACGATCCGATCGACAAGAAGGACGACGAATCACAGCCGGGCCCAACCGAGGAGGAACCAGTGATGGAATTCAAGGATAAAAAGGAGGCCATTGAGGCGTTCAAGGAGTTTCTGAAAGAGCGCAACATTCCCTCGAGCTCGTCCTGGGAGCAGTGCGTGAAGATCATTCAGAAGGATCCGAAATTTAGTGTGTTCAAAAAGTTGAGCGAGAAAAAGCAGGCATTCAACGcttacaaaacacaaaaaattaaagacgAACGCGAAGAACAGCGGCTGAAGGCGAAGCGGTCGAAGGAGGAGCTAGAAAAGTTTCTCATGTCGTCGGATAAAATGAACTCCACGCTCAAGTTCTACCGGTGCGACGAACTGTTTGCCAATTTGGACGTGTGGAAGTCGGTTCCGGAGCAGGATCGAAGGGACATCTACGAAGATTGCATTTTCAACCTGTCCAAACGGGAAAAGGAAGAGGCAAGAGTGATGAAGAAACGGAACATGCGTGTCCTGGGCGAACTACTCGAAGCGATGACGACCGTTAGCTATCAGACGACGTGGTCCGAGGCGCAGGTAATGCTGCTGGACAATGCTTCCTTCAAGAACGACGTCAACCTGCTCGGCATGGACAAGGAGGATGCACTGATCGTGTTCGAAGAGCACATTCGAGGGTTGGAGCGAGAGGAGGACGAGGAGAAGGAGCGCGAAAAGAAGCGCATGAAGCGACAGCAACGGAAAAATCGCGACCAGTTTCTTGCCCTGCTCGACACACTACACGAGGAGGGTAAACTTACCTCGATGTCTCTCTGGGTCGAACTGTACCCGCTCATATCGGCCGATCTGCGCTTTTCCGCCATGCTCGGTCAGCCCGGTTCAACACCGCTCGATCTGTTCAAATTTTACGTGGAAAATTTGAAAGCACGGTTCCACGACGAGAAGAAGATCATCAAGGAAATTCTGCGCGAAAAGGAGTTTGTTGTCGTGCGCACGACAACGTTCGAAGACTTTGCGACAGTCGTGTGCGAGGATAAGCGATCGGCCACACTCGATGCGGGGAACGTCAAGCTGACGTACAATTCGCTGCTGGAGAGAGCGGTCGCGGCGGAGAAGGAACGGTTGAAGGAGGAAACGCGTCGCATCCGGAAGATGGAAAATGAGCTCAAGGGTCTGTGGATCGATGCCGGTCTGTCGGCGATGGACAGCTGGGAGACGGCACAGAAGATTGTGATCGACCACGAGGTGTACGATCTGTACGAGAAGGAGGACAAGGTGGAGCGATTGTGGGAAGATTTTGTCAAGGAAACGGAAGACTCCTGCAGCCACCACCATTCGCGgtcgaaaaagtcgaaaaaagcgCGAAAGCACAAGAAAAAGTCTCGCTCATCTTCGAAATCg cTTTCTGAACCATCGGACATAGAGTACGAAAAACCTGCATCTACTAAGAAGAAACGTAAATCACGCTCTCGTACCCCGCTATCCGCGAGTGAGCTGTCCGAAAGCGAGCACGAGCCGGCACACCATGACCACGATCAGCAAGTACTTTTGCACGATCAGCACCACAGCGTCGAGCGGCAGGAAAGGAagcgcaagaagaagaaaaaacaccaccGCAGCAGACCATCGCGGTCACCCTCGTACGACGAGATGTTGGTGATGGAGAAAAACGGTGCTTCCCGGTCACGAACCCCCTCGCCAGAGATCGAAAAGAAGAAG aaaaagaaagataagaagaagaaagacaAACGAAGGTCATCGCGATCGGTCAGTCGGGCCAGCAGTGGTGGCGGACGAATTCGAAGCCCACCGGAGGACGATGGACCGCGCAGCGTCGAGGGTAGCCGGTCATCGAAGATGGCAGACGATGCGGCGCTCAGCGAGTCGGAGCTGGAATCGCAGCGAGCGGCTCTGCTAGCGCAGCTGAACGAGCAGATGGATGAGTAG
- the LOC131261930 gene encoding palmitoyltransferase ZDHHC23-B isoform X1, protein MRSYYTAADFYDYDPRNDIDPLCCCEFFDRHNERSHLLVTCCGCCCWKSAFTTTGTAGPAGSKPVGGKLGNMLLTFQDRLRVPWRGGAKQITLDNVAPIALLVCLQLLAAVNFYCSLFVFTMIPLMLLYLKRLLGKILPKSKFFILWFLSSGVYLLFLFEFTVPLLEILPQENVAFIALLSLSFIFLFKTNRRAALGHITMHASNGASIGVDGCKNGNDSQTAVLISDRDDSDDGGSVGGDGSRLACQLCRKYVPPRAYHCKVCASCVQKQDHHNVWLNCCVGKANHRLYLLGCIFTLLTLLLFANLALTAVCHPTPIFNVYGVIVMMPDDCTDIFFQYDIALCFTGSIYALLMAVFIAISILKQLCFISCGITYTEWRRGDHVNRRNCCWNWKAFCLGQ, encoded by the exons ATGAGATCATACTACACTGCGGCCGACTTTTACGATTACGATCCCCGCAACGATATCGATCCATTGTGCTGTTGTGAATTTTTCGATAGGCACAATGAACGAAGTCACTTGCTCGTAACGTGCtgcggttgctgctgttggaaAAGTGCCTTCACCACCACTGGTACCGCTGGTCCGGCGGGCAg CAAACCAGTTGGTGGGAAGCTGGGAAATATGCTGCTCACGTTTCAGGATCGTTTGCGGGTACCGTGGCGTGGTGGAGCGAAGCAGATCACACTGGACAATGTGGCACCGATCGCGCTGCTCGTCTGCCTACAGCTTCTGGCAGCGGTTAACTTTTACTGCAGCCTTTTCGTCTTCACAATGATCCCCCTTATGCTCCTTTACTTGAAACGCCTGCTTGGAAAAATACTCCCAAA GTCGAAATTCTTCATCCTTTGGTTCTTATCGAGCGGCGTTTATTTGCTGTTTCTGTTTGAGTTCACCGTTCCGCTGCTGGAAATTCTACCGCAGGAGAATGTCGCCTTCATAGCACTGCTGAGCCTTTCCTTCATCTTTCTGTTCAAAACAAATCGACGAGCTGCGCTGGGCCATATTACGATGCACGCCTCGAACGGAGCCTCTATCGGTGTGGATGGTTGCAAAAATGGAAACGATTCGCAAACAGCTGTACTGATATCTGATCGGGACGATTCTGATGACGGCGGAAGCGTCGGTGGCGATGGCAGCCGATTGGCATGCCAGCTGTGCCGCAAGTACGTACCCCCGAGAGCTTATCACTGCAAGGTTTGCGCCAGCTGCGTTCAGAAGCAGGATCACCATAACGTTTGGTTGAACTGCTGCGTTGGCAAAGCGAACCACCGGCTGTATTTGCTGGGGTGCATCTTTACGCTGCTGACCTTGCTGCTGTTTGCCAATCTCGCCCTTACCGCCGTTTGCCACCCGACACCCATCTTCAACGTGTACGGCGTGATTGTCATGATGCCGGACGATTGTACTGACATTTTCTTCCAGTATGA CATCGCGCTCTGCTTTACGGGATCGATCTATGCACTGCTTATGGCCGTGTTCATCGCCATATCGATCCTCAAACAG CTCTGTTTCATCTCCTGCGGTATTACCTACACCGAATGGAGACGGGGGGACCATGTCAATCGGAGAAATTGTTGCTGGAATTGGAAGGCATTCTGTCTCGGACAGTAG
- the LOC131261930 gene encoding palmitoyltransferase ZDHHC23-B isoform X2: MLLTFQDRLRVPWRGGAKQITLDNVAPIALLVCLQLLAAVNFYCSLFVFTMIPLMLLYLKRLLGKILPKSKFFILWFLSSGVYLLFLFEFTVPLLEILPQENVAFIALLSLSFIFLFKTNRRAALGHITMHASNGASIGVDGCKNGNDSQTAVLISDRDDSDDGGSVGGDGSRLACQLCRKYVPPRAYHCKVCASCVQKQDHHNVWLNCCVGKANHRLYLLGCIFTLLTLLLFANLALTAVCHPTPIFNVYGVIVMMPDDCTDIFFQYDIALCFTGSIYALLMAVFIAISILKQLCFISCGITYTEWRRGDHVNRRNCCWNWKAFCLGQ, encoded by the exons ATGCTGCTCACGTTTCAGGATCGTTTGCGGGTACCGTGGCGTGGTGGAGCGAAGCAGATCACACTGGACAATGTGGCACCGATCGCGCTGCTCGTCTGCCTACAGCTTCTGGCAGCGGTTAACTTTTACTGCAGCCTTTTCGTCTTCACAATGATCCCCCTTATGCTCCTTTACTTGAAACGCCTGCTTGGAAAAATACTCCCAAA GTCGAAATTCTTCATCCTTTGGTTCTTATCGAGCGGCGTTTATTTGCTGTTTCTGTTTGAGTTCACCGTTCCGCTGCTGGAAATTCTACCGCAGGAGAATGTCGCCTTCATAGCACTGCTGAGCCTTTCCTTCATCTTTCTGTTCAAAACAAATCGACGAGCTGCGCTGGGCCATATTACGATGCACGCCTCGAACGGAGCCTCTATCGGTGTGGATGGTTGCAAAAATGGAAACGATTCGCAAACAGCTGTACTGATATCTGATCGGGACGATTCTGATGACGGCGGAAGCGTCGGTGGCGATGGCAGCCGATTGGCATGCCAGCTGTGCCGCAAGTACGTACCCCCGAGAGCTTATCACTGCAAGGTTTGCGCCAGCTGCGTTCAGAAGCAGGATCACCATAACGTTTGGTTGAACTGCTGCGTTGGCAAAGCGAACCACCGGCTGTATTTGCTGGGGTGCATCTTTACGCTGCTGACCTTGCTGCTGTTTGCCAATCTCGCCCTTACCGCCGTTTGCCACCCGACACCCATCTTCAACGTGTACGGCGTGATTGTCATGATGCCGGACGATTGTACTGACATTTTCTTCCAGTATGA CATCGCGCTCTGCTTTACGGGATCGATCTATGCACTGCTTATGGCCGTGTTCATCGCCATATCGATCCTCAAACAG CTCTGTTTCATCTCCTGCGGTATTACCTACACCGAATGGAGACGGGGGGACCATGTCAATCGGAGAAATTGTTGCTGGAATTGGAAGGCATTCTGTCTCGGACAGTAG
- the LOC131262352 gene encoding serine--tRNA ligase, cytoplasmic, translating into MVLDLDLFRSDKGNDPEKVKENQTKRFKDVALVETVIEQDKEWRRCRFNMDNYNKLKNLCSKEIGEKMKKKEPQGDESEPVPQAVVDELGEMQLNSLKTLTVHQIKKVRTMIDEAVVENEQKMKEVEAKRNAALREVGNHLHESVPVSNDEDENRVERTFGNCETRQKYSHVDLIVMIDGMNGDKGAVVSGGRGYFLTGPAVFLEQALIQHSLHSLYAKGYTPLYTPFFMRKEVMQEVAQLSQFDEELYKVVGKGSERAEDGTVADEKYLIATSEQPIAAYHRDEWVPEAALPIKYAGLSTCFRQEVGSHGRDTRGIFRVHQFEKVEQFVLTSPHDNKSWEMMDEMIGNAEAFCQSLGIPYRVVNIVSGALNHAASKKLDLEAWFAGSGAFRELVSCSNCLDYQARRLLVRYGQTKKMNAAVDYVHMLNATMCATTRVICAILETHQTETGVKVPEVLQKYMPEKYREEIPFVKPAPIDLEQAAAEAKKGGKKGATEKKTGTAA; encoded by the exons ATGGTGCTCGATTTGGATTTGTTCCGTAGCGACAAAGGTAACGATCCGGAGAAGGTTAAAGAGAACCAAACGAAGCGATTCAAGGATGTGGCACTGGTGGAGACGGTCATCGAGCAGGACAAGGAGTGGCGCCGGTGCCGTTTCAACATGGACAATTACAACAAACTAAAGAATCTCTGCAGTAAGGAAATCGGTgaaaagatgaagaaaaaggaaccgCAGGGGGACGAAAGCGAACCGGTACCGCAGGCGGTGGTGGACGAACTGGGGGAAATGCAGCTCAATTCGCTCAAAACCCTGACCGTGCACCAGATCAAGAAGGTTCGCACGATGATCGACGAAGCGGTGGTGGAGAACGAGCAGAAGATGAAGGAGGTGGAAGCGAAGCGCAATGCGGCCCTGCGCGAGGTCGGCAATCATCTGCACGAAAGTGTGCCGGTCAGCAACGACGAGGACGAAAACCGGGTCGAGCGTACGTTTGGCAACTGTGAAACGCGCCAGAAATACTCGCACGTAGATCTGATTGTTATGATCGACGGTATGAACGGCGACAAGGGTGCGGTCGTGTCCGGAGGTCGCGGATACTTCCTTACCGGACCGGCCGTGTTTCTGGAGCAGGCACTGATCCAGCATTCACTACACAGCCTGTACGCGAAGGGTTACACGCCGCTCTACACACCGTTCTTCATGCGCAAGGAAGTGATGCAGGAAGTTGCCCAGTTGTCCCAATTCGACGAGGAGCTGTACAAGGTGGTGGGCAAGGGCAGTGAACGTGCCGAGGACGGTACGGTGGCGGATGAAAAGTATCTCATTGCCACCTCGGAGCAGCCGATTGCGGCGTACCATCGTGACGAGTGGGTTCCGGAAGCGGCGTTACCGATCAAGTACGCCGGCCTGTCCACCTGTTTCCGGCAGGAGGTTGGTTCGCACGGTCGCGACACCCGCGGTATCTTCCGGGTGCATCAGTTCGAGAAGGTGGAACAGTTTGTGCTGACCTCGCCGCATGACAACAAATCGTGGGAAATGATGGACGAGATGATTGGCAATGCCGAGGCTTTCTGCCAATCGCTCGGAATCCCTTACCGTGTGGTTAATATCGTTTCCGGTGCACTAAACCATGCCGCTTCGAAGAAGCTCGACCTGGAGGCCTGGTTTGCGGGATCCGGAGCGTTCCGGGAGCTCGTATCTTGTAGCAACTGCTTGGACTATCAGGCTCGCCGGTTACTCGTGCGCTATGGGCAGACGAAGAAGATGAATGCCGCTGTCGATTACGTGCACATGCTCAATGCAACCATGTGCGCCACGACGCGTGTTATTTGCGCCATCCTTGAAACGCATCAAACGGAAACTGGAGTAAAG GTCCCAGAAGTCCTACAGAAGTACATGCCGGAGAAGTATCGTGAGGAGATTCCATTCGTTAAGCCAGCACCGATTGACTTGGAACAGGCGGCGGCTGAAGCGAAGAAGGGTGGCAAAAAGGGTGCAACCGAGAAGAAAACTGGAACAGCAGCATAA